One genomic window of Syngnathoides biaculeatus isolate LvHL_M chromosome 13, ASM1980259v1, whole genome shotgun sequence includes the following:
- the ptmab gene encoding prothymosin alpha-B, giving the protein MADAKVDSVSDVSAKELKEKKLVEEKENGRDAATNGKENEENGEPEIDDEDDDEVDEEDEEDDGEGDEEDEEDDDDELEGGTKRAADDDEDDDEDDVETKKQKTDDDD; this is encoded by the exons ATGGCGGACGCGAAAGTTGACTCGGTGTCGGACGTCTCGGCCAAG GAATTGAAGGAGAAGAAGCTGGTGGAGGAGAAGGAAAATGGCAGGGACGCCGCCACCAACGGAAAG GAGAACGAGGAGAACGGCGAGCCCGAGATcgacgacgaggacgacgacgaggtggacgaggaggacgaggaggacgacggAGAAG GTGacgaggaagacgaggaggacgacgacgacgagctgGAGGGCGGCACGAAGCGGGCggccgacgacgacgaagacgacgacgag GACGACGTCGAGACCAAGAAGCAAAAAACCGACGACGACGATTGA